A genome region from candidate division TA06 bacterium includes the following:
- a CDS encoding M42 family metallopeptidase, giving the protein MKDLIKRLTETYGPSGNEELIREQIKKEIKSLANEVRTDVLGNLIAFTRAKSSKHKALKVMIAAHMDEIGFIATHIDKQGFVRVSNIGGIYLHNVIAQRVIFANGTVGTINEERAENPSEAKRIDKLYIDIGAAGKREAEARVAVGDVAGFHRSCEFLGNRAIAKSMDDRIGCAIMIEAMKKLKSSPNEIYFVFTTQEEVGLRGATTAAFGVSPDLGIAVDITGAFDTPDEKPKLPSALGGGAAIKVKDAGLLAHPAVKKLMIETARANKIPYQLDILEGGTTDGAAIYKTKSGIPTGVISVPTRYAHSASEMVDLGDVKASVDLLVKLLMLNLSAKGF; this is encoded by the coding sequence ATGAAAGACCTGATCAAGCGGCTGACCGAGACCTACGGCCCTTCGGGCAACGAGGAGCTCATCCGGGAACAGATCAAAAAGGAGATCAAGAGCCTGGCCAACGAGGTCAGGACCGACGTGCTGGGCAACCTGATCGCCTTCACGAGAGCTAAAAGCTCGAAGCATAAAGCTCTGAAAGTTATGATCGCCGCCCACATGGACGAAATTGGCTTCATCGCCACCCACATCGACAAACAGGGCTTCGTGCGGGTCTCCAACATCGGCGGCATTTACCTCCACAACGTGATCGCCCAGCGGGTGATCTTTGCCAATGGCACGGTGGGGACCATCAACGAGGAGCGGGCCGAAAACCCCTCCGAGGCCAAGCGGATAGACAAGCTGTACATTGACATCGGGGCCGCCGGCAAGCGCGAGGCCGAGGCCAGAGTGGCGGTGGGCGATGTGGCCGGGTTCCACCGTAGTTGCGAATTCCTGGGCAACCGGGCAATCGCCAAGTCCATGGACGACCGGATCGGCTGCGCCATCATGATCGAAGCCATGAAGAAACTGAAATCCTCGCCCAACGAGATATATTTCGTCTTCACCACCCAGGAGGAAGTGGGCCTGCGCGGGGCCACCACCGCCGCCTTCGGGGTCTCCCCGGACCTGGGGATCGCCGTTGACATCACCGGAGCCTTTGACACCCCGGACGAGAAGCCCAAGCTGCCCTCGGCCTTGGGCGGCGGCGCGGCCATCAAGGTCAAAGACGCCGGGCTGCTGGCTCATCCGGCGGTGAAGAAGTTGATGATCGAGACCGCCCGGGCCAACAAGATCCCTTATCAATTGGACATCCTGGAAGGCGGGACCACCGACGGCGCCGCCATCTACAAGACCAAATCCGGCATTCCCACCGGAGTGATCTCGGTGCCCACCCGCTATGCCCACTCGGCCTCGGAGATGGTGGACCTGGGGGACGTCAAGGCTTCGGTGGATCTCTTGGTCAAACTGCTGATGCTGAACCTGAGTGCCAAGGGGTTTTAA
- a CDS encoding M23 family metallopeptidase has translation MKKRERYVSIVIVPHHKGTQKELEFSYTALRWLGVLGAVLLLAAALLVVNYGHIFWRAGQYELMKKRQAEMETQFGKLSELNAEISRLKALENKLNVILGVSRQPDPLNLEQITAQVPVNSDTAAAGQPQAVLPASSRRTTVPAIMPCKGWISAGMTPGHTGVDIAAREGDPVWAAADGEVSFAGWDNYFGHKIEIKHSDKLSTMYGHNAKLLVKVGDKVKQGKVIALVGSTGQSSGPHLHFEVRLNGQAVDPINYLVNK, from the coding sequence ATGAAAAAACGGGAAAGATACGTTTCCATAGTCATCGTTCCGCACCACAAGGGCACACAAAAGGAGCTGGAGTTCTCCTATACCGCTTTGCGCTGGCTGGGTGTTTTGGGTGCGGTTCTTTTGCTGGCCGCGGCACTGTTAGTGGTCAATTACGGCCATATTTTCTGGCGGGCCGGGCAATATGAGCTGATGAAGAAACGCCAGGCGGAGATGGAAACCCAGTTTGGGAAGTTGAGCGAGCTTAATGCCGAGATATCCAGGCTTAAGGCGCTGGAAAACAAGCTGAATGTGATACTCGGGGTCTCCCGCCAGCCCGATCCCCTTAATCTGGAACAGATCACCGCCCAGGTTCCGGTAAATTCCGACACGGCCGCAGCCGGCCAGCCGCAGGCTGTCCTTCCGGCGTCATCCCGGCGCACTACGGTGCCGGCCATAATGCCCTGCAAGGGATGGATATCCGCCGGGATGACGCCGGGCCACACCGGAGTGGACATCGCGGCCCGCGAGGGGGACCCGGTGTGGGCTGCGGCCGACGGGGAAGTCTCTTTTGCCGGTTGGGACAATTATTTTGGCCATAAGATAGAGATAAAACATAGCGACAAATTATCCACTATGTATGGACATAATGCTAAATTGTTGGTTAAAGTCGGAGATAAGGTAAAACAAGGTAAGGTAATAGCTTTGGTTGGGTCCACGGGCCAAAGTTCCGGCCCGCACC